From one Salvelinus alpinus chromosome 14, SLU_Salpinus.1, whole genome shotgun sequence genomic stretch:
- the LOC139539109 gene encoding CLIP-associating protein 1-like isoform X22, translated as MMLRKLVCKKICAYKNFDDEESVDGGRSCSSASSSKAPPSGRRTVAAASVRRPSSATGPGKISAKDAAAGAVDEEDFIKAFEEVPTIQIHSNREMEDNLSKVREVLSDDKNDWEHRVIALKKVRSLLLAGALEYDSFPQQLRLLEAPLKLSAKDLRSQVVREACITLGYLSTLMGNKFDHCAETLMPTLLNLVPNSAKVMATSGMAAIRLILRHTHYSRLIPIITSNCTSKSVAVRRRSYEFLELLLLEWQTHTLERHVAILTETIRKGIHDADSEARSVARKCYWGFHGHYSREAEHLFQALESTYQKALQSHLKSSDSVVSLPQSDRSSSSSQESLNRPLSVKSVIGGGMTRGKMVSSRVNSNPGGSLQRSRSDIDVNAAASAKSCLVTVPSASPFSSAAALPPGSYASLDGTPGKINTGRVRTRRTSAGSAVGASATVTDSRGRSRAKMVSQSQPGSRSSSPGKLLGHSSGYGRISRPPSASSTPADKRSKVPRSQGCSRDSSPSRLGLARSRIPRPSMSQGCSRETSRESSRDTSPARGFKPLDRFGLIHQDRISASVNAMRVLNTGTEVEAAVADALLLGDSRNKRKPMRRRYESPGIYSDDDANSDASSACSERSYGSRNGGIPHYLRQTEDVAEVLNHCASSNWSERKEGLLGLQNLLKNQRILSRVELKRLCEIFSRMFADPHSKVFSMFLETLLDFILVHREDLQDWLFVLLTQLLKKMGADLLGSVQAKVQKALDITRESFPFDHQFNILMRFIVDQTQTPNLKVKVAILKYIESLARQMDPTDFVNSSETRLAVSRIITWTTEPKSSDVRKAAQVVLISLFELNTPEFTMLLGALPKTFQDGATKLLQNHLKNSSNTSSVSSPSNTIGRTPSRHPPSRTSPLTSPTNCSHGGLSPSMLEYDTENMNSDEIYSSLRGVTEAIQSFSYRSQEGLNELRGKRADVAGREGVAPSPGSDARLGLDVVEGGRTALDNKTSLLNTPSPRSFSGPRAREFAPYGYGDTITSSYDKSALKEAVFDDDVEQFRDCRRQDSSGENKMVLSKGFAPGSQDHSDLVADLLKELSNHNERVEERKGALVELLKITREDSLAVWDEHFKTILLLLLETLGDKDYTIRALALRVLKEILRNQPARFKNYAELTIMKTLEAHKDSHKEVVRAAEESASTLAGSIHPEQCIKVLCPIVQTADYPINLAAIKMQTKVIERISKESLHQLLPDIIPGLLQGYDNTESSVRKASVFCLVAIYSVIGEELKPHLQLLTGSKMKLLNLYIKRAQTTNSNSSSSSDVSSHS; from the exons ATGATGCTGAGGAAGCTGGTGTGTAAGAAGATCTGTGCCT ATAAGAACTTTGATGATGAGGAATCTGTGGATGGGGGCCGGTCCTGCTCCTCCGCATCGTCCTCCAAAGCGCCCCCCAGTGGGAGGAGGACTGTAGCTGCAGCTTCTGTCCGCAGGCCCAGCTCTGCCACCGGACCCGGCAAGATCTCTGCTAAAGATGCTGCTGCAGGAGCAGTAGATGAGGAGGACTTCATCAAGGCTTTTGAAGAGGTTCCTACTATCCAG atcCACTccaacagagagatggaggacaaCCTGTCCAAGGTCCGGGAGGTTCTGTCTGACGACAAAAACGACTGGGAGCACCGAGTCATCGCT CTGAAGAAGGTGCGTTCTCTGCTCCTGGCTGGAGCTCTGGAGTATGATAGTTTCCCTCAGCAGCTCCGTCTGCTGGAGGCCCCTCTGAAGCTGTCGGCTAAAGACCTGAGGTCCCAGGTGGTACGAGAGGCCTGCATCACACTGGG ATACCTGTCCACACTAATGGGCAACAAGTTTGACCACTGTGCAGAGACCCTGATGCCCACACTGCTCAACCTGGTGCCCAACAGTGCCAAGGTGATGGCTACGTCTGGCATGGCAGCCATACGTCTCATCCTCAGG CATACACACTACTCACGTCTCATCCCAATCATCACTAGTAACTGCACGTCCAAATCAGTGGCCGTCAGACG gcgCAGTTATGAGTTCTTAGAGCTGTTATTACTGGagtggcagacacacacactggagag acatgtgGCTATTCTGACGGAGACCATCAGGAAAGGGATCCATGATGCCGACTCAGAGGCCAGGTCCGTGGCCAGAAA GTGTTATTGGGGTTTCCATGGCCACTACAGCCGGGAAGCGGAGCATCTTTTCCAGGCCCTGGAGTCGACCTATCAGAAGGCTCTCCAGTCTCACCTGAAAAGTTCTGACAGTGTCGTGTCCCTCCCCCAATCAGACcgctcatcctcctcctctcaggaGAGCCTCAA CCGGCCCCTGTCTGTCAAGAGTGTCATAGGAGGAGGCATGACAAGGG GGAAGATGGTGAGTTCCAGGGTGAACTCTAACCCCGGCGGTTCTCTCCAGCGTTCCCGTAGTGACATCGATGTGAACGCTGCGGCCAGCGCCAAATCCTGTCTGGTCACCGTGCCCTCCGCTTCTCCCTTCAGCTCAGCCGCTGCTCTGCCCCCAGGCTCCTACGCCTCTCTAG ATGGCACGCCTGGTAAAATTAATACTG GTCGTGTGCGTACGAGGAGGACAAGCGCTGGCAGTGCCGTCGGAGCCAGCGCTACTGTGACTGACAGCAGGGGGCGCAGCCGAGCCAAAATGGTATCCCAGTCCCagc CTGGCAGTCGCTCCAGTTCCCCTGGAAAGCTTCTGGGCCACTCGTCTGGGTACGGGAGGATCAGCAGGCCCCCCTCAGCCTCCAGCACCCCTGCAGACAAGAGGAGCAAGGTCCCCCGCAGCCAGGGCTGCAGTAGAGATTCCTCTCCCAGCCGACTGGGACTAG CGAGGAGCCGTATCCCCCGGCCCAGCATGAGTCAGGGCTGCAGCAGGGAAACCTCTAGGGAAAGCAGCCGAGACACCAGCCCTGCTCGGGGCTTCAAGCCTCTTG aTCGGTTTGGCTTGATTCACCAGGACCGTATCTCTGCCTCAGTAAATGCCATGAGAGTCCTCAACACTGGCACTGAGGTGGAGGCTGCTGTTGCTGATGCACTG CTATTAGGAGACTCCAGAAATAAG AGGAAGCCTATGAGGCGGCGGTATGAGTCTCCGGGTATCTATTCTGACGATGATGCTAACAGCGATGCGTCCAGCGCATGCTCAGAGCGCTCATACGGGTCCAGGAACGGAG gTATCCCTCACTATCTGCGTCAAACGGAGGATGTGGCAGAGGTGCTAAACCACTGTGCCAGCTCCAACTggtcagagaggaaggaggggctGCTGGGTCTGCAGAACCTACTCAAGAACCAAAGAATACTCAG CCGAGTGGAGCTGAAGAGACTATGTGAGATCTTCAGCAGGATGTTTGCAGATCCACACAGCAAG gtgtttAGTATGTTTCTGGAGACTCTGTTGGACTTTATCTTGGTGCACAGAGAAGACCTGCAGGACTGGCTGTTTGTCCTGCTCACCCAGCTACTGAAGAAGATGGGAGCTGACCTGCTGGGGTCTGTCCAGGCCAAGGTCCAGAAGGCTCTGGACATCACCAG GGAGTCTTTTCCGTTTGATCACCAGTTCAACATCCTGATGAGGTTCATTGTTGACCAGACACAGACACCCAACCTCAAG GTGAAGGTGGCCATTCTGAAGTACATAGAATCACTGGCAAGACAGATGGATCCTACAGACTTTGTCAACTCCAGTGAAACCCGACTGGCTGTATCTCGCATCATTACCTGGACCACAGAGCCCAAGAGCTCCGACGTCAGGAAG GCGGCCCAGGTTGTGCTGATCTCTCTGTTTGAGCTGAACACCCCAGAGTTCACCATGCTGCTGGGAGCCCTGCCCAAGACCTTCCAGGATGGGGCCACCAAGCTGCTCCAGAACCACCTGAAGAACTCCAGCAACACCAGCAGCGTG agTTCTCCCAGCAACACTATTGGGCGGACCCCAAGCCGGCACCCCCCAAGCCGGACCAGCCCTCTCACTTCCCCGACCAACTGCTCCCATGGGGGGCTATCTCCCAG TATGTTGGAGTATGACACAGAGAACATGAACTCTGATGAGATCTACAGCTCCCTGCGAGGGGTCACAGAGGCCATCCAGAGCTTCAGCTACCGCAGCCAGGAGGGCCTCAACGAGTTGAGAGGGAAGAGGGCCGATGTT gcgGGACGGGAAGGTGTGGCGCCCTCTCCAGGCTCTGATGCCCGTCTGGGGCTGGATGTGGTGGAGGGTGGGCGTACGGCCCTGGATAACAAGACCTCCCTTCTCAACACCCCGTCCCCCCGCTCCTTCTCTGGGCCGCGAGCCAGGGAGTTCGCCCCCTACGGATACGGAGACACCATCACCTCATCCTACGACAAGAGCGCCCTGAAGGAGGCCGTGTTTGATGACGACGTGGAGCAGTTTAGAGACT GCCGTCGGCAGGACAGCAGTGGTGAAAACAAGATGGTGCTGTCTAAGGGCTTTGCTCCAG gTTCCCAGGACCACTCGGACCTGGTTGCAGACCTGCTGAAGGAACTGTCTAATCACAATGAACGCGTGGAGGAGCGTAAAGGGGCGTTGGTGGAGCTCCTGAAGATCACCCGGGAGGACAGCCTGGCCGTGTGGGACGAACACTTCAAGACCATCCTCCTACTGCTCCTGGAGACACTGGGGGATAAAGAC TACACTATCCGGGCCCTGGCGCTGAGGGTACTGAAGGAGATACTGCGGAACCAGCCGGCCCGCTTCAAGAACTACGCTGAACTCACCATCATGAAGACCCTAGAGGCACACAAAGACTCCCACAAGGAG GTGGTAAGAGCAGCGGAGGAGTCTGCCTCCACCCTGGCCGGCTCCATCCACCCAGAGCAGTGTATCAAGGTGCTGTGTCCCATCGTCCAGACGGCTGACTACCCCATCAACCTGGCTGCCATCAAAATGCAGACCAAGGTGATAGAACGCATCTCCAAGGAGTCCCTGCACCAGCTGTTGCCTGACATCATACCAGGACTACTGCAG GGCTATGACAACACAGAGAGTAGTGTTCGCAAGGCCAGCGTGTTCTGTCTGGTGGCCATCTACTCTGTGATTGGAGAAGAGCTCAAACCACACCTGCAGCTACTCACGGGCAGCAAG ATGAAGCTGCTGAACTTGTACATCAAGAGGGCTCAGACAAccaacagcaacagcagcagttcCTCGGATGTCTCTTCACACAGCTAG
- the LOC139539109 gene encoding CLIP-associating protein 1-like isoform X21, translating into MMLRKLVCKKICAYKNFDDEESVDGGRSCSSASSSKAPPSGRRTVAAASVRRPSSATGPGKISAKDAAAGAVDEEDFIKAFEEVPTIQIHSNREMEDNLSKVREVLSDDKNDWEHRVIALKKVRSLLLAGALEYDSFPQQLRLLEAPLKLSAKDLRSQVVREACITLGYLSTLMGNKFDHCAETLMPTLLNLVPNSAKVMATSGMAAIRLILRHTHYSRLIPIITSNCTSKSVAVRRRSYEFLELLLLEWQTHTLERHVAILTETIRKGIHDADSEARSVARKCYWGFHGHYSREAEHLFQALESTYQKALQSHLKSSDSVVSLPQSDRSSSSSQESLNRPLSVKSVIGGGMTRGKMVSSRVNSNPGGSLQRSRSDIDVNAAASAKSCLVTVPSASPFSSAAALPPGSYASLDGTPGKINTGRVRTRRTSAGSAVGASATVTDSRGRSRAKMVSQSQPGSRSSSPGKLLGHSSGYGRISRPPSASSTPADKRSKVPRSQGCSRDSSPSRLGLARSRIPRPSMSQGCSRETSRESSRDTSPARGFKPLASRRTSRSTSALSTADPHGQSDRFGLIHQDRISASVNAMRVLNTGTEVEAAVADALRKPMRRRYESPGIYSDDDANSDASSACSERSYGSRNGGIPHYLRQTEDVAEVLNHCASSNWSERKEGLLGLQNLLKNQRILSRVELKRLCEIFSRMFADPHSKVFSMFLETLLDFILVHREDLQDWLFVLLTQLLKKMGADLLGSVQAKVQKALDITRESFPFDHQFNILMRFIVDQTQTPNLKVKVAILKYIESLARQMDPTDFVNSSETRLAVSRIITWTTEPKSSDVRKAAQVVLISLFELNTPEFTMLLGALPKTFQDGATKLLQNHLKNSSNTSSVSSPSNTIGRTPSRHPPSRTSPLTSPTNCSHGGLSPSMLEYDTENMNSDEIYSSLRGVTEAIQSFSYRSQEGLNELRGKRADVAGREGVAPSPGSDARLGLDVVEGGRTALDNKTSLLNTPSPRSFSGPRAREFAPYGYGDTITSSYDKSALKEAVFDDDVEQFRDCRRQDSSGENKMVLSKGFAPGSQDHSDLVADLLKELSNHNERVEERKGALVELLKITREDSLAVWDEHFKTILLLLLETLGDKDYTIRALALRVLKEILRNQPARFKNYAELTIMKTLEAHKDSHKEVVRAAEESASTLAGSIHPEQCIKVLCPIVQTADYPINLAAIKMQTKVIERISKESLHQLLPDIIPGLLQGYDNTESSVRKASVFCLVAIYSVIGEELKPHLQLLTGSKMKLLNLYIKRAQTTNSNSSSSSDVSSHS; encoded by the exons ATGATGCTGAGGAAGCTGGTGTGTAAGAAGATCTGTGCCT ATAAGAACTTTGATGATGAGGAATCTGTGGATGGGGGCCGGTCCTGCTCCTCCGCATCGTCCTCCAAAGCGCCCCCCAGTGGGAGGAGGACTGTAGCTGCAGCTTCTGTCCGCAGGCCCAGCTCTGCCACCGGACCCGGCAAGATCTCTGCTAAAGATGCTGCTGCAGGAGCAGTAGATGAGGAGGACTTCATCAAGGCTTTTGAAGAGGTTCCTACTATCCAG atcCACTccaacagagagatggaggacaaCCTGTCCAAGGTCCGGGAGGTTCTGTCTGACGACAAAAACGACTGGGAGCACCGAGTCATCGCT CTGAAGAAGGTGCGTTCTCTGCTCCTGGCTGGAGCTCTGGAGTATGATAGTTTCCCTCAGCAGCTCCGTCTGCTGGAGGCCCCTCTGAAGCTGTCGGCTAAAGACCTGAGGTCCCAGGTGGTACGAGAGGCCTGCATCACACTGGG ATACCTGTCCACACTAATGGGCAACAAGTTTGACCACTGTGCAGAGACCCTGATGCCCACACTGCTCAACCTGGTGCCCAACAGTGCCAAGGTGATGGCTACGTCTGGCATGGCAGCCATACGTCTCATCCTCAGG CATACACACTACTCACGTCTCATCCCAATCATCACTAGTAACTGCACGTCCAAATCAGTGGCCGTCAGACG gcgCAGTTATGAGTTCTTAGAGCTGTTATTACTGGagtggcagacacacacactggagag acatgtgGCTATTCTGACGGAGACCATCAGGAAAGGGATCCATGATGCCGACTCAGAGGCCAGGTCCGTGGCCAGAAA GTGTTATTGGGGTTTCCATGGCCACTACAGCCGGGAAGCGGAGCATCTTTTCCAGGCCCTGGAGTCGACCTATCAGAAGGCTCTCCAGTCTCACCTGAAAAGTTCTGACAGTGTCGTGTCCCTCCCCCAATCAGACcgctcatcctcctcctctcaggaGAGCCTCAA CCGGCCCCTGTCTGTCAAGAGTGTCATAGGAGGAGGCATGACAAGGG GGAAGATGGTGAGTTCCAGGGTGAACTCTAACCCCGGCGGTTCTCTCCAGCGTTCCCGTAGTGACATCGATGTGAACGCTGCGGCCAGCGCCAAATCCTGTCTGGTCACCGTGCCCTCCGCTTCTCCCTTCAGCTCAGCCGCTGCTCTGCCCCCAGGCTCCTACGCCTCTCTAG ATGGCACGCCTGGTAAAATTAATACTG GTCGTGTGCGTACGAGGAGGACAAGCGCTGGCAGTGCCGTCGGAGCCAGCGCTACTGTGACTGACAGCAGGGGGCGCAGCCGAGCCAAAATGGTATCCCAGTCCCagc CTGGCAGTCGCTCCAGTTCCCCTGGAAAGCTTCTGGGCCACTCGTCTGGGTACGGGAGGATCAGCAGGCCCCCCTCAGCCTCCAGCACCCCTGCAGACAAGAGGAGCAAGGTCCCCCGCAGCCAGGGCTGCAGTAGAGATTCCTCTCCCAGCCGACTGGGACTAG CGAGGAGCCGTATCCCCCGGCCCAGCATGAGTCAGGGCTGCAGCAGGGAAACCTCTAGGGAAAGCAGCCGAGACACCAGCCCTGCTCGGGGCTTCAAGCCTCTTG CCTCCCGACGTACTTCCCGCTCTACCAGCGCCCTATCCACGGCTGACCCCCACGGCCAGTCAG aTCGGTTTGGCTTGATTCACCAGGACCGTATCTCTGCCTCAGTAAATGCCATGAGAGTCCTCAACACTGGCACTGAGGTGGAGGCTGCTGTTGCTGATGCACTG AGGAAGCCTATGAGGCGGCGGTATGAGTCTCCGGGTATCTATTCTGACGATGATGCTAACAGCGATGCGTCCAGCGCATGCTCAGAGCGCTCATACGGGTCCAGGAACGGAG gTATCCCTCACTATCTGCGTCAAACGGAGGATGTGGCAGAGGTGCTAAACCACTGTGCCAGCTCCAACTggtcagagaggaaggaggggctGCTGGGTCTGCAGAACCTACTCAAGAACCAAAGAATACTCAG CCGAGTGGAGCTGAAGAGACTATGTGAGATCTTCAGCAGGATGTTTGCAGATCCACACAGCAAG gtgtttAGTATGTTTCTGGAGACTCTGTTGGACTTTATCTTGGTGCACAGAGAAGACCTGCAGGACTGGCTGTTTGTCCTGCTCACCCAGCTACTGAAGAAGATGGGAGCTGACCTGCTGGGGTCTGTCCAGGCCAAGGTCCAGAAGGCTCTGGACATCACCAG GGAGTCTTTTCCGTTTGATCACCAGTTCAACATCCTGATGAGGTTCATTGTTGACCAGACACAGACACCCAACCTCAAG GTGAAGGTGGCCATTCTGAAGTACATAGAATCACTGGCAAGACAGATGGATCCTACAGACTTTGTCAACTCCAGTGAAACCCGACTGGCTGTATCTCGCATCATTACCTGGACCACAGAGCCCAAGAGCTCCGACGTCAGGAAG GCGGCCCAGGTTGTGCTGATCTCTCTGTTTGAGCTGAACACCCCAGAGTTCACCATGCTGCTGGGAGCCCTGCCCAAGACCTTCCAGGATGGGGCCACCAAGCTGCTCCAGAACCACCTGAAGAACTCCAGCAACACCAGCAGCGTG agTTCTCCCAGCAACACTATTGGGCGGACCCCAAGCCGGCACCCCCCAAGCCGGACCAGCCCTCTCACTTCCCCGACCAACTGCTCCCATGGGGGGCTATCTCCCAG TATGTTGGAGTATGACACAGAGAACATGAACTCTGATGAGATCTACAGCTCCCTGCGAGGGGTCACAGAGGCCATCCAGAGCTTCAGCTACCGCAGCCAGGAGGGCCTCAACGAGTTGAGAGGGAAGAGGGCCGATGTT gcgGGACGGGAAGGTGTGGCGCCCTCTCCAGGCTCTGATGCCCGTCTGGGGCTGGATGTGGTGGAGGGTGGGCGTACGGCCCTGGATAACAAGACCTCCCTTCTCAACACCCCGTCCCCCCGCTCCTTCTCTGGGCCGCGAGCCAGGGAGTTCGCCCCCTACGGATACGGAGACACCATCACCTCATCCTACGACAAGAGCGCCCTGAAGGAGGCCGTGTTTGATGACGACGTGGAGCAGTTTAGAGACT GCCGTCGGCAGGACAGCAGTGGTGAAAACAAGATGGTGCTGTCTAAGGGCTTTGCTCCAG gTTCCCAGGACCACTCGGACCTGGTTGCAGACCTGCTGAAGGAACTGTCTAATCACAATGAACGCGTGGAGGAGCGTAAAGGGGCGTTGGTGGAGCTCCTGAAGATCACCCGGGAGGACAGCCTGGCCGTGTGGGACGAACACTTCAAGACCATCCTCCTACTGCTCCTGGAGACACTGGGGGATAAAGAC TACACTATCCGGGCCCTGGCGCTGAGGGTACTGAAGGAGATACTGCGGAACCAGCCGGCCCGCTTCAAGAACTACGCTGAACTCACCATCATGAAGACCCTAGAGGCACACAAAGACTCCCACAAGGAG GTGGTAAGAGCAGCGGAGGAGTCTGCCTCCACCCTGGCCGGCTCCATCCACCCAGAGCAGTGTATCAAGGTGCTGTGTCCCATCGTCCAGACGGCTGACTACCCCATCAACCTGGCTGCCATCAAAATGCAGACCAAGGTGATAGAACGCATCTCCAAGGAGTCCCTGCACCAGCTGTTGCCTGACATCATACCAGGACTACTGCAG GGCTATGACAACACAGAGAGTAGTGTTCGCAAGGCCAGCGTGTTCTGTCTGGTGGCCATCTACTCTGTGATTGGAGAAGAGCTCAAACCACACCTGCAGCTACTCACGGGCAGCAAG ATGAAGCTGCTGAACTTGTACATCAAGAGGGCTCAGACAAccaacagcaacagcagcagttcCTCGGATGTCTCTTCACACAGCTAG